A stretch of Myroides oncorhynchi DNA encodes these proteins:
- a CDS encoding phosphatidate cytidylyltransferase: MNKEGKFADVPLRVKTWGYIVVVFAIALLHPISLLIFTLFLLYWGQREFYTIAIPIGRLRTWFAILTTVIITLSLFVLSIENNLLTILGWCMITYSYVYLKYRQYLFYLIIMTVYLLSISILFYIGIQVKGYKYLILLVVPMELNDVSQYMSGKLFGKTKITPNISPNKTAEGVIGGVVMTTIIFNLMYYVLFNEMITIKTILLAMALSLLGFLGDLTLSLVKRKANVKDTGTLLPGHGGLLDRVDSLLYTTPLFYITMIWLK, from the coding sequence ATGAATAAAGAAGGAAAATTTGCCGATGTACCACTTCGCGTCAAGACGTGGGGTTATATCGTTGTGGTATTTGCCATAGCATTATTGCATCCGATTAGTCTGCTTATTTTTACACTCTTCCTACTCTATTGGGGACAACGAGAATTTTACACTATTGCTATTCCGATAGGACGACTAAGAACGTGGTTCGCTATACTAACTACTGTTATAATTACTCTTAGTTTATTTGTATTATCTATCGAAAATAATTTATTAACCATACTTGGATGGTGTATGATTACCTATTCGTACGTATATCTTAAATATAGACAATATCTATTTTATCTAATAATAATGACAGTCTACTTACTATCTATCTCTATCTTATTTTATATAGGCATACAAGTGAAGGGGTATAAATATCTCATCTTATTAGTTGTTCCGATGGAGCTTAATGATGTAAGTCAGTATATGTCAGGTAAACTATTTGGCAAAACTAAAATAACCCCTAATATCAGTCCTAATAAGACAGCAGAAGGAGTTATAGGTGGAGTGGTCATGACAACTATTATATTTAACTTGATGTACTACGTGTTATTCAATGAAATGATAACAATCAAGACAATACTACTTGCCATGGCACTTAGTCTACTTGGTTTCTTAGGAGACCTAACGTTATCCCTAGTCAAACGAAAAGCCAATGTAAAAGACACAGGTACTTTACTTCCTGGACATGGAGGTTTATTAGATCGAGTAGATAGTCTACTATACACCACTCCACTATTCTATATAACAATGATATGGCTGAAATAA
- a CDS encoding patatin-like phospholipase family protein, with amino-acid sequence MAEIKPYNRVAVFSGGGSRFVMYCGMYVAMVEHNVRPDLIISTCGATISTSIIRTFNTPEAIKAYLASDEFLTAAMNTFLTNQTRLDRLPYYCIKHSKKKENAPYLLDLFNKYFVDQPQNLDEKFPSLLTTHTDAPEVITIGSEILYTPDQVNKKRKGKKTFKKVLIPTSNIPFDPLHQYIDQYKFDTNSAVERDTELLLGVESLRAMRISTSDMFYMAPAQYGGKQYLGGAIDLIPFELATTLGSEIWLEHKAPYSAMEEGLVRAVFGYSGNSRLNTAATVTAKRIDTSDMRSKLAGGYLSRKINWRKFALEIQLPVSKEDCKDQIFRQFDYGYQVVLNALKS; translated from the coding sequence ATGGCTGAAATAAAACCTTATAATCGTGTAGCAGTGTTCTCAGGTGGCGGAAGCCGCTTTGTGATGTACTGTGGTATGTATGTTGCAATGGTCGAACACAATGTTCGCCCTGATTTGATTATATCTACTTGTGGAGCGACTATCTCTACATCGATTATACGCACCTTTAATACACCTGAAGCCATTAAAGCTTATCTAGCATCAGACGAATTTCTGACTGCTGCGATGAATACTTTTTTGACTAATCAGACGAGACTAGATCGCCTTCCTTACTACTGTATCAAACACAGCAAGAAAAAGGAGAATGCACCCTATTTATTAGACCTATTTAACAAGTATTTTGTTGATCAGCCTCAAAACCTAGATGAGAAGTTTCCTTCTCTATTAACTACACATACTGATGCTCCAGAGGTAATTACCATTGGTTCTGAGATATTATACACACCTGATCAAGTAAACAAAAAGAGGAAGGGTAAGAAAACCTTTAAAAAAGTACTCATCCCTACCTCTAATATTCCTTTTGATCCATTGCATCAATATATTGATCAATACAAATTTGATACAAATAGTGCAGTAGAGAGAGATACAGAATTACTTCTAGGGGTAGAATCCTTAAGAGCGATGCGTATTAGTACATCTGATATGTTCTATATGGCACCTGCTCAGTATGGAGGTAAGCAGTATTTAGGAGGAGCCATAGATCTTATTCCATTCGAACTAGCAACTACATTAGGTAGTGAAATATGGTTAGAGCACAAGGCTCCATATTCTGCTATGGAAGAAGGACTAGTAAGAGCGGTATTTGGATATAGTGGTAATTCACGATTAAATACAGCCGCTACTGTTACAGCAAAGAGAATAGATACTAGTGATATGAGAAGTAAGTTAGCTGGAGGCTATTTAAGCCGCAAGATTAATTGGAGAAAGTTTGCCTTAGAAATACAGCTTCCCGTATCTAAAGAAGACTGTAAAGATCAGATATTTAGACAATTTGACTATGGATATCAAGTAGTTCTTAATGCATTAAAGTCATGA
- a CDS encoding SDR family NAD(P)-dependent oxidoreductase, with protein MKKVFITGGTSGIGWALAQRYLQEGYRVGIGSRMPYKEEHHFSIYANLSVYTVDATDFFNLYEAAQEFSQGQLDIFIAGAGNYTDSALETISWQETNAMIDNNIKATLNALEVARELMKNKGGKVVCIASISTFLDYTDATIYTRCKQAVVAVAKAYQRAYRDKGIHIVTVHPGYVATPRLLALNKDDLSKKQYVITPSEAANIIYTDLAKGKQLIVFPRKMYRLIRFLQILPKGILQRIMHKKAKWQKNK; from the coding sequence ATGAAAAAGGTTTTTATTACAGGAGGTACATCTGGTATAGGATGGGCATTAGCTCAGCGTTACTTACAAGAAGGTTATCGTGTAGGGATAGGCAGTCGTATGCCATATAAAGAAGAACATCACTTCAGCATCTATGCTAACTTATCTGTATATACAGTAGATGCAACTGACTTTTTCAATTTATATGAAGCTGCTCAAGAGTTCAGCCAAGGACAGTTAGATATCTTTATCGCTGGAGCGGGTAACTATACAGACAGTGCATTAGAGACGATCTCTTGGCAAGAAACAAATGCTATGATAGACAACAATATCAAAGCAACACTAAATGCATTAGAAGTAGCAAGAGAATTAATGAAGAATAAAGGAGGTAAAGTAGTGTGCATTGCTTCTATTTCTACCTTTTTAGACTATACAGATGCTACGATATACACCCGATGTAAGCAAGCTGTAGTAGCTGTAGCAAAAGCTTATCAACGCGCTTATAGAGATAAAGGGATCCACATTGTCACTGTACATCCGGGTTATGTCGCTACTCCCCGATTATTAGCCCTTAACAAAGATGACTTATCTAAGAAGCAATATGTAATCACCCCAAGTGAGGCGGCTAATATAATCTATACTGACCTCGCTAAAGGCAAACAACTTATCGTATTTCCAAGGAAGATGTATAGACTTATTCGCTTCTTACAAATCTTGCCAAAGGGAATACTACAACGTATTATGCATAAAAAAGCAAAATGGCAGAAGAACAAATAA
- a CDS encoding phosphoesterase has translation MAEEQITPTFKQRNTSMILCYIVFITSYMTAQYYAVFRALDWSFALPIDKHIPFVEWMIIPYATSAPFFLLVFYWVDTMEQLRVLTKRMLLVTLVAFIGFIAFPIQFTLDKPYHTIGIFDLFFDFINVWDTHYNQAPSLHVAYAVIFMTVVKQTTRFSNFTKKLLYLWLALVALSTVFVYQHHSIDVLTAVIVCLFIFFFVPNKENRLYLNIKKGLIYFILASLFILITFIWFNSFTAILLWISFNLIYIGKAYIQNNVYFIKNKEGEIAWWKYIILFPYLLTYVILRKLNRRYNPVPFAEMLPQLYIGALLSTQEAKKHLVQHKNIIVYDLSAEMTENTYIRRQATYHFFPLLDIGQANEEYLAQIVQHIIDSYNARNQDTLIYIHCAMGLSRSMAVSTLVYSQCVQCTKKEAQRYIQSINQNAIFKL, from the coding sequence ATGGCAGAAGAACAAATAACCCCTACTTTTAAACAACGGAATACCTCGATGATACTATGTTATATAGTATTTATCACCTCTTATATGACTGCTCAGTACTATGCTGTATTCAGAGCATTAGATTGGTCATTTGCGCTGCCCATAGATAAGCACATCCCTTTTGTAGAATGGATGATTATCCCTTATGCCACTAGCGCACCATTCTTTTTATTGGTGTTTTATTGGGTCGATACAATGGAGCAACTAAGAGTACTTACCAAGAGAATGTTACTTGTTACACTAGTTGCCTTTATTGGTTTTATAGCCTTTCCTATACAGTTTACACTTGATAAACCTTATCATACGATTGGAATATTTGACCTATTCTTTGACTTTATCAATGTCTGGGATACTCATTATAATCAAGCTCCCTCTCTACACGTAGCCTATGCTGTAATCTTTATGACAGTAGTGAAACAAACTACTCGATTCAGCAATTTCACAAAGAAGCTATTATATCTGTGGTTAGCTTTAGTAGCATTATCTACGGTATTTGTCTATCAACATCACAGCATCGATGTATTAACAGCTGTGATCGTATGCTTGTTCATTTTCTTTTTTGTACCTAACAAAGAGAATAGACTGTATCTCAATATCAAAAAGGGATTAATATACTTTATCCTAGCTTCGTTATTCATACTGATTACATTTATTTGGTTTAATTCCTTTACGGCAATCCTACTGTGGATAAGTTTTAACCTCATTTATATAGGCAAGGCGTATATCCAAAACAATGTTTACTTCATCAAGAATAAAGAGGGTGAGATAGCATGGTGGAAATACATTATCTTGTTTCCTTATTTGCTGACGTATGTTATACTAAGAAAGTTGAATAGACGTTATAATCCTGTTCCCTTTGCTGAAATGTTACCTCAGCTATATATCGGAGCATTACTGTCTACGCAGGAGGCTAAAAAACACTTGGTACAACACAAGAATATCATCGTTTATGACCTCTCTGCAGAAATGACAGAGAATACCTATATACGAAGGCAAGCTACATATCATTTTTTTCCCTTACTAGACATTGGACAAGCAAATGAAGAGTACCTAGCTCAGATAGTACAACATATTATTGACTCTTATAATGCGAGAAATCAAGATACCCTAATCTATATACACTGTGCGATGGGACTGTCTAGAAGTATGGCTGTATCCACATTAGTTTACTCACAATGTGTACAGTGCACTAAAAAAGAAGCACAGAGATATATACAATCTATTAATCAAAACGCTATCTTTAAACTATAA
- a CDS encoding bifunctional alpha/beta hydrolase/class I SAM-dependent methyltransferase, which yields MIEGTFTSFDDASIFYRAWNYKEGQKTMIVLHRGHEHSARLAEFAQSAPFANYNVFSFDFRGHGYTKQEVSPNFMDYVRDLDAFAHYLNDKYQIHYHDTFVVANSIAGVILSAWVHDFAIPIAGMALLAPAFEIKLYVPFAKEMIALGTKLKPEMIVTSYVKSKVLTHEKDQQVAYDSDPLITKSINGRMLVDLLDAGKRIVDDAAAITIPTILFAAEKDYVVKNKTQQRFFHNLSSDLREFKMLKGSFHGILFEKGREQVYRDIAKFMNKSFTAPKVKINLKADKFTRDEYFKMMFGLYPAIELLSYKIQKRLLGIIGPLSEGMRLGLLYGFDSGISLDYVYKNTPQGRLGFGKMMDKNYLNAIGWAGIRQRKIHLLQQIDKQILLLQEQGLPIRILDVAGGTGNYLFDIKAKYPEAEIVINDFKRSNIEVGEAYIKEHNLTGIRFTNYDCFDPNTYPLFNFEPNITIISGIFELFEDNDMICNTIKGISSIAMNNSSIVYTGQPWHPQLKTIAFVLKSHRDTDWVMRRRSQYELDKLFAYNSVFKQNMVIDNYGIFTVSVAKIVKS from the coding sequence ATGATAGAAGGAACATTCACTAGCTTTGATGATGCATCAATATTTTATCGAGCTTGGAATTACAAAGAAGGACAAAAGACTATGATCGTCCTTCACCGTGGTCACGAACACTCAGCGCGTTTAGCTGAATTTGCTCAGAGTGCACCATTTGCTAATTACAATGTATTTAGTTTTGACTTTAGAGGACATGGATACACTAAGCAAGAGGTATCACCTAACTTTATGGATTACGTCCGTGACTTAGATGCCTTTGCTCATTATCTAAATGATAAATACCAGATACACTATCACGATACGTTTGTCGTAGCTAATAGTATCGCAGGTGTGATCCTAAGTGCTTGGGTACACGATTTTGCTATTCCCATAGCAGGTATGGCGTTATTAGCGCCTGCTTTTGAAATTAAACTATATGTGCCTTTTGCAAAAGAAATGATTGCACTAGGAACGAAGCTGAAACCAGAGATGATCGTTACGAGCTATGTCAAATCTAAAGTACTGACACACGAGAAAGATCAACAAGTAGCTTATGATAGTGATCCTTTAATTACCAAGTCTATTAATGGACGTATGCTCGTGGATCTACTAGATGCAGGGAAGCGTATCGTAGATGATGCTGCTGCGATTACTATCCCAACCATCTTATTTGCTGCTGAGAAAGACTATGTTGTAAAAAATAAAACGCAACAGCGCTTTTTCCACAATCTGAGTAGTGATTTAAGAGAGTTCAAAATGCTTAAAGGTAGCTTCCACGGTATTCTCTTTGAGAAAGGACGTGAACAAGTTTACCGAGACATTGCCAAGTTTATGAATAAGAGCTTCACGGCTCCTAAGGTCAAAATAAACTTAAAAGCTGATAAGTTTACAAGGGATGAATACTTTAAAATGATGTTCGGTTTATATCCTGCTATCGAACTCCTATCCTATAAAATACAGAAAAGATTATTAGGGATTATTGGTCCCTTATCTGAAGGAATGCGTCTAGGTTTACTATATGGTTTTGACTCAGGAATATCTCTGGATTATGTCTATAAGAATACTCCTCAAGGTAGACTAGGCTTCGGTAAGATGATGGATAAAAACTATCTAAATGCTATAGGCTGGGCAGGTATCCGTCAGCGAAAAATACATTTATTACAGCAAATAGATAAACAAATACTATTGCTACAAGAGCAAGGACTACCTATCAGAATATTAGACGTAGCAGGAGGTACAGGTAACTATCTATTTGATATCAAAGCCAAGTATCCCGAAGCTGAGATTGTGATTAACGACTTTAAACGTTCTAATATCGAGGTTGGTGAAGCGTATATTAAGGAACATAATCTTACAGGCATTCGCTTTACCAACTATGATTGTTTTGATCCGAATACATATCCACTATTCAACTTCGAACCAAATATCACGATTATCTCGGGTATATTCGAATTATTTGAAGACAATGATATGATCTGTAACACGATTAAGGGAATCAGCTCTATAGCGATGAATAACAGTAGCATAGTCTATACAGGACAACCTTGGCATCCACAGCTTAAGACGATTGCCTTTGTACTAAAAAGTCACAGAGATACTGACTGGGTGATGCGTCGTCGTTCTCAGTACGAACTAGATAAACTATTCGCTTATAACAGCGTATTTAAACAAAATATGGTAATCGACAACTATGGTATCTTTACTGTATCAGTCGCTAAAATCGTTAAGTCATAA
- a CDS encoding DUF5694 domain-containing protein: MKTKLFSLLTMCLMGGQIANAQINEDLKLNKRIPVLNMGTFHMGYTSDSNKAEFDENDAKNKAMVHEVAKAIAEFKPTVIVLEQRASTMEVLNELYQSYLKDPNIKIVDPNEVHLLGFELGRLAGVKKLYGIDYSKGYNYMVNKNIPEYNDKAIYDDYINVVLRQLRASDEGGNVQKMLYNTNTKKSLDAYINLNADMLTHVSSPGKSEGADEAAKYYHRNLIMYSNLNQIPLTENDRVFILMGSSHTAFFNMWLERSPKYELVNTLDYLKKFK, translated from the coding sequence ATGAAAACTAAATTATTCAGCTTACTTACAATGTGTTTAATGGGAGGGCAAATTGCCAATGCTCAAATAAACGAGGACTTAAAATTAAATAAGCGTATCCCTGTGCTTAATATGGGAACTTTCCATATGGGATATACTTCGGATTCTAACAAGGCTGAATTTGATGAGAATGACGCTAAGAACAAAGCGATGGTACACGAAGTAGCTAAAGCTATAGCAGAGTTTAAACCTACTGTAATCGTACTAGAGCAAAGAGCAAGTACTATGGAGGTTTTAAATGAACTATACCAGTCTTATTTGAAAGATCCTAATATAAAGATAGTTGATCCTAACGAAGTTCACTTGTTAGGATTCGAATTAGGGAGATTAGCAGGAGTGAAGAAATTATATGGTATAGATTATAGCAAAGGATATAACTATATGGTGAATAAAAATATCCCTGAGTATAATGACAAAGCAATTTATGATGACTATATAAACGTTGTTTTAAGACAATTAAGGGCTAGTGATGAAGGAGGTAATGTACAGAAGATGCTATATAATACGAATACTAAGAAATCATTAGATGCTTATATCAATCTAAATGCGGATATGCTAACACATGTGTCTTCTCCTGGTAAATCAGAGGGAGCTGATGAGGCTGCTAAGTATTATCACAGAAACCTGATTATGTATTCTAATTTAAATCAGATACCATTAACAGAGAATGATAGAGTGTTTATCCTAATGGGATCATCTCATACTGCTTTCTTTAATATGTGGTTAGAGCGTAGTCCTAAATATGAACTAGTGAATACGTTAGATTATTTAAAGAAGTTTAAGTAA
- a CDS encoding sensor histidine kinase — MKPLEVLSTKEEVRLHAFLWLFLIYARYVHLDYNAPYLITFTDFSLFNNTFIIIFVTVFYFHYLCIMPRVMQKFTWKRVFLGLLTAYVFFTLIRAIIEQVLTVWIWGLQNYFPGTPAWFYITDNIYFSMIPIAMATITYIIIHLIRSLQLNKIIQEQKNDAELRFLKSQINPHFIFNTLNNIYSLVYQKSEQALPAIDKLSQLMRYMTYETEHNNVELQKEINYIQDFIDLEKMRIAGEVQLKLTIDIENPNLLIPPLLLLPFIENGFKHGLLTEREHPFMILITQKDNRLELYTQNKSNKYNKDMTSGIGLTNIRKRLDLQFPTKHNLTITEEENIFTCQLTIEL, encoded by the coding sequence ATGAAGCCATTAGAAGTATTATCAACAAAAGAAGAAGTGCGTTTACACGCATTCTTATGGTTATTCTTAATCTATGCACGCTATGTTCACTTGGATTATAATGCTCCTTATTTGATAACGTTTACAGACTTTTCTCTATTTAACAACACCTTTATAATAATCTTTGTCACTGTCTTTTACTTCCACTATCTGTGTATTATGCCTAGAGTAATGCAGAAATTCACGTGGAAAAGAGTGTTTTTAGGATTACTAACGGCTTATGTATTCTTTACGTTAATAAGAGCTATAATAGAACAAGTATTAACGGTGTGGATATGGGGGCTTCAAAACTATTTCCCAGGTACACCTGCATGGTTCTATATAACTGATAATATCTACTTTAGTATGATACCTATTGCTATGGCTACGATCACCTATATTATCATCCACTTAATACGCAGTCTACAACTAAACAAAATCATACAGGAGCAAAAGAATGATGCTGAATTGCGTTTCTTAAAGTCTCAGATAAACCCTCACTTTATCTTTAATACCCTAAATAACATTTACTCTTTAGTCTATCAAAAATCAGAACAGGCGTTACCTGCCATAGATAAGTTAAGTCAACTCATGCGTTATATGACTTACGAAACAGAACATAATAACGTCGAACTTCAAAAGGAGATCAACTATATCCAAGACTTTATTGACCTAGAGAAAATGCGTATCGCAGGAGAGGTACAACTCAAACTAACCATTGACATAGAGAATCCCAATCTACTAATCCCCCCCTTGTTATTACTGCCCTTCATAGAGAATGGCTTTAAACACGGGCTATTAACAGAACGAGAACATCCCTTTATGATACTTATTACACAAAAAGACAATCGCCTAGAGTTATATACTCAAAACAAATCAAATAAGTATAATAAAGATATGACTAGTGGTATCGGTTTGACCAATATCCGCAAGCGATTAGACTTGCAGTTTCCTACTAAACACAACTTGACTATTACAGAAGAAGAGAATATCTTTACGTGCCAACTAACGATCGAATTATGA
- a CDS encoding LytR/AlgR family response regulator transcription factor, producing MKSIRCYILDDEPLAVALLSDYVQKSPQLELVGSSTSALTALAQLQQLEVDLCFIDIQMPELTGLQIMNLLGRKTYFIITSAYNQYALEGYEHNVIDYLLKPITYERFFKSIQKAMPIVEQNNVPLTPTVLTKQENHLFIKSDGKHIKVLFDDLKYVEGLKDYLVLHLKNERLITLSTLKEMEDKLPNQQFIRVHKSYIINKQHLDTIERNRLYIDKAIIPIGDTYKKTVLGQLLKE from the coding sequence ATGAAGTCTATCCGATGCTATATCTTAGATGACGAACCACTAGCTGTAGCTCTATTAAGTGACTATGTACAGAAGTCACCCCAGCTAGAGTTAGTAGGTAGCTCTACCTCTGCCCTAACTGCTTTAGCTCAGTTGCAGCAGTTAGAAGTAGACTTGTGCTTTATAGATATACAGATGCCTGAGTTGACTGGTCTACAGATTATGAATCTACTAGGCAGAAAAACATATTTTATCATTACCTCAGCCTATAATCAATACGCATTAGAGGGATATGAGCATAATGTGATTGACTATCTCCTAAAACCTATTACTTACGAGCGATTCTTTAAGAGTATACAAAAAGCAATGCCTATCGTAGAACAAAATAATGTACCACTAACTCCTACTGTACTAACAAAGCAAGAGAACCACTTATTCATTAAATCGGATGGCAAGCACATCAAAGTACTATTTGATGATCTGAAGTATGTAGAAGGGCTAAAAGATTATCTTGTACTCCATCTAAAGAATGAACGTCTTATCACGCTAAGTACTTTAAAAGAAATGGAAGATAAACTTCCTAACCAACAGTTTATACGCGTGCATAAATCCTATATTATCAATAAGCAACACCTCGACACGATAGAGCGAAATAGACTCTATATCGATAAGGCTATTATCCCGATAGGGGATACGTATAAGAAGACAGTATTAGGACAGTTACTAAAAGAATAA
- a CDS encoding Type 1 glutamine amidotransferase-like domain-containing protein, which translates to MIKMFLSSSFSDVVSLFKSFAEEEVAGKKVTFIPTASIVEKYVGHVENDKKAFESLGIIVDVLELSTASSADIKNKITSNDYIFISGGNSFYLLQILKETGADLLIKEQVSKGKLYIGTSAGSVVMSPNIQYIGLMDDKSFAPKLTAYNAMGVTDQYPLVHYGSEPFATVAEEVYQKYKDKLPLVLLSNYQVMIVQDQDTMVLSI; encoded by the coding sequence ATGATAAAGATGTTTTTAAGTTCATCGTTCTCTGATGTAGTTAGTTTATTTAAAAGTTTTGCAGAGGAAGAGGTAGCAGGTAAGAAGGTAACTTTTATTCCTACTGCAAGTATAGTAGAGAAGTATGTCGGGCATGTAGAGAATGATAAGAAGGCTTTTGAGAGTCTTGGTATTATAGTAGATGTATTAGAATTAAGCACTGCTAGCAGTGCGGATATTAAGAATAAGATTACTTCTAATGACTATATATTCATTTCGGGAGGTAACTCGTTTTACTTACTTCAAATATTAAAGGAAACAGGTGCAGATCTATTGATAAAAGAACAGGTCTCTAAAGGAAAGTTATATATTGGTACTTCTGCTGGTAGTGTTGTTATGTCACCTAATATTCAATATATAGGGCTGATGGATGATAAGTCATTTGCTCCTAAGTTGACAGCGTATAATGCGATGGGGGTGACAGATCAGTATCCATTAGTACACTACGGTAGTGAACCTTTTGCGACAGTAGCAGAAGAGGTCTATCAAAAATATAAGGATAAGTTGCCTTTAGTATTACTTAGTAATTACCAAGTTATGATTGTCCAAGATCAAGATACAATGGTGTTATCTATATAA
- the ilvA gene encoding threonine ammonia-lyase IlvA, with protein sequence MNLLTKVYQAQQNIARVVVQTPLIKNLNLSALYQADIYLKREDLQPVRSYKLRGAYNKTTTLTPDQKSGGVVCASAGNHAQGVAFACLQLDIHATIFMPVTTPKQKINQVRLFGKEKVEIVLKGDTFDACFAEASQYCKEHQAVFIHPFDDEEVIAGQGTVALEILQAVKEPIDYVFVPIGGGGLASGVSTVFKHLSPHTKIIGVEPIGAASMHKSIQANENTALDTVDTFVDGAAVKRVGDLTFAICKESLHEVITVAEGKVCTTILKLYNEEALVVEPAGALSIAALDLYKDKLVGKKVVCVVSGSNNDITRTEEIKERSLLYEGLKHYFIINFPQRPGALKEFLNEVLGECDDITYFQFSKKNNRERGPAVVGIELADRLDYDLLVDKLEKRKFSYQYLNDNEALFTHLVG encoded by the coding sequence ATGAATCTATTAACGAAAGTATATCAAGCACAACAAAACATAGCACGAGTCGTCGTGCAGACTCCTCTTATCAAGAATCTCAATCTAAGTGCGCTTTATCAAGCTGATATTTATTTGAAGAGAGAGGACTTACAACCCGTAAGGTCTTATAAATTAAGAGGAGCCTATAATAAAACTACCACACTTACTCCAGACCAAAAGTCTGGAGGGGTAGTGTGTGCTAGTGCGGGTAATCACGCGCAGGGAGTAGCCTTCGCTTGTCTGCAACTAGACATACACGCGACTATATTTATGCCTGTTACAACTCCAAAGCAGAAGATAAATCAGGTCAGATTATTTGGAAAGGAGAAAGTGGAGATTGTGCTAAAAGGAGATACTTTTGACGCTTGTTTTGCTGAAGCAAGCCAATATTGTAAAGAGCATCAGGCTGTATTTATACACCCTTTTGATGATGAGGAAGTTATTGCAGGTCAGGGAACAGTCGCTTTGGAGATATTACAGGCTGTGAAAGAGCCTATCGACTATGTATTCGTCCCTATCGGTGGTGGAGGGTTAGCGTCAGGAGTGAGTACTGTATTTAAGCACCTTAGCCCCCATACTAAGATTATCGGAGTAGAGCCTATAGGCGCAGCATCGATGCATAAGTCGATACAAGCGAATGAGAACACGGCACTAGATACAGTAGATACGTTCGTAGATGGAGCTGCTGTAAAGAGAGTAGGTGATTTGACTTTCGCTATCTGTAAGGAGAGTTTGCACGAAGTGATTACAGTTGCTGAAGGGAAAGTGTGTACGACTATTCTCAAGCTTTATAATGAAGAGGCACTAGTAGTAGAACCTGCAGGAGCATTGAGTATCGCAGCCTTAGACCTCTATAAGGATAAGTTAGTCGGGAAGAAAGTAGTCTGTGTAGTCAGTGGAAGTAATAATGATATAACCAGAACAGAAGAGATCAAAGAGCGTTCGCTATTATACGAGGGATTAAAGCATTACTTTATTATCAACTTTCCACAACGACCAGGAGCACTTAAAGAGTTCCTGAATGAAGTATTAGGGGAATGTGATGATATCACTTACTTTCAGTTTTCGAAGAAGAACAATCGAGAACGCGGACCTGCTGTGGTAGGAATAGAATTAGCAGATAGATTAGATTATGATCTCTTAGTGGATAAATTAGAGAAGCGCAAGTTTAGTTATCAATATTTAAACGATAACGAAGCACTGTTTACACATCTTGTTGGGTAA